In Rhodohalobacter barkolensis, the following proteins share a genomic window:
- a CDS encoding TraR/DksA C4-type zinc finger protein, producing MTEQEKEELLEIIHDQIESTKVEVKELIELTKPISLDNSIGRLSRMDAINNKTINESALREKKKILQKLERAKERSKEGKLGTCLKCGEEIPFGRLKIMPYTTRCVKCANRP from the coding sequence ATGACTGAACAAGAAAAAGAAGAGCTTTTAGAGATCATTCACGATCAAATTGAATCTACAAAAGTGGAAGTCAAAGAGTTGATTGAGCTCACCAAACCAATTTCACTCGATAACTCCATTGGCAGACTCTCACGAATGGATGCCATCAACAATAAAACCATTAATGAAAGTGCCCTTCGGGAAAAAAAGAAGATCCTCCAAAAACTTGAAAGGGCAAAAGAGAGAAGTAAAGAGGGTAAACTTGGAACATGCCTGAAGTGTGGAGAAGAAATTCCCTTCGGCCGATTGAAGATTATGCCCTACACTACCCGCTGTGTAAAATGTGCAAATCGTCCTTAG
- a CDS encoding DUF4159 domain-containing protein, translating to MIRFTILTICLLLCGVFDAESRQTEDSFKIARVQYQGGGDWYSSPSALNNLIEFANQNLPIRISERYDDVQIGSRDIFNYPFLFATGHGNITLNNSEMENLRRYLENGGFLMVDDDYGMDQYVRPLLDRIFPDEELIELPANHPIYSVVYPFSEGRPPKVHEHDGKQPQAFALFRNGRMVLLYTYESNPSDGWAYDEHDNPEEINRDALQFGANVLTYVFTNP from the coding sequence ATGATACGATTTACGATTTTAACAATCTGTCTGCTGTTGTGCGGTGTTTTTGATGCAGAAAGCAGGCAGACTGAAGATTCATTTAAAATTGCCCGGGTTCAATATCAGGGAGGAGGAGATTGGTACAGTTCTCCCTCCGCACTTAACAACCTGATTGAGTTCGCCAACCAAAATCTACCGATTCGAATTTCTGAAAGGTATGATGATGTGCAAATTGGCAGCCGTGATATTTTTAACTACCCGTTTCTGTTTGCAACCGGACACGGAAATATTACCCTGAACAACTCCGAAATGGAGAATCTTCGCCGCTACCTGGAGAACGGAGGTTTTCTGATGGTGGATGACGACTATGGAATGGATCAATATGTCCGGCCTCTTCTGGACAGGATTTTCCCGGATGAAGAATTGATTGAATTGCCAGCCAATCACCCGATTTACAGTGTTGTCTATCCGTTTTCTGAAGGAAGGCCTCCAAAAGTACATGAGCACGACGGAAAGCAACCTCAGGCGTTTGCTCTGTTTCGAAACGGAAGAATGGTTCTGCTCTACACGTATGAATCCAACCCAAGTGATGGTTGGGCGTATGATGAGCATGATAATCCGGAAGAGATCAACCGTGATGCCCTTCAATTTGGTGCGAATGTGTTGACGTATGTGTTTACCAATCCGTGA
- a CDS encoding fluoride efflux transporter FluC — protein MLKLLLIAAGGAIGASLRFLTSLAAQKISKRITFLTGTVFVNSIGCLAAGVFTAWISISNPFGSDITSMLSIGVLGSYTTFSTFSLEVFQRLDKPLRELLSYLFVQLVVAVSLVFAGYSFTMQWFGGAA, from the coding sequence TTGCTTAAACTACTTTTGATCGCTGCCGGCGGAGCCATCGGGGCATCCCTTCGATTCCTTACTTCATTGGCCGCTCAAAAAATCAGCAAACGCATCACATTTCTCACAGGAACTGTTTTTGTCAATTCCATTGGATGCCTCGCGGCCGGAGTATTTACCGCGTGGATCTCCATTTCAAACCCGTTTGGCAGTGACATTACCAGCATGCTCTCAATCGGAGTTTTAGGCTCTTACACTACATTTTCAACGTTTTCACTCGAGGTTTTCCAGCGTTTAGACAAGCCTCTTCGTGAACTTCTATCCTATCTTTTTGTTCAACTCGTTGTTGCAGTCAGCCTGGTCTTTGCGGGTTACTCTTTTACAATGCAATGGTTTGGGGGCGCAGCATGA
- a CDS encoding DUF1611 domain-containing protein: MINVIQIGIGALGKQVLQYLADRDGINVVGLVDLNPEVVGKNISDIADTNRSDVTVYKSLDDAISNAPEKPEVAVLTTVSSIEKLVSQVEEAANAGLHIVSTCEELTFPWEQHPEAANKIDSVCKENSVACLGTGVNPGFLMDYLPSAFTSVCQRVDSITVERVQDASVRRIPFQQKIGAALTHEEFQTKKDDGSLRHVGLPESVDLIAHAMGWVLDENRETLDPVIARDKITNGYKPIEKGNPAGVEQVGSGFINGVEKIKLVFRAAVGEEKSYDRITIKGLPNITTEIDGGLNGDVATCAITVNAVRSATASTPGLKTMLDVPVPAYFSDI, from the coding sequence ATGATTAATGTAATTCAAATTGGAATCGGCGCACTCGGGAAGCAGGTGCTTCAATATCTGGCCGACAGAGATGGTATCAACGTAGTGGGTCTTGTAGACCTGAACCCTGAAGTAGTCGGTAAAAATATCAGTGATATTGCTGATACGAATCGATCTGATGTAACAGTTTACAAATCACTGGACGATGCAATTTCGAACGCTCCTGAAAAACCTGAGGTAGCGGTTCTAACTACTGTTTCTTCTATTGAAAAACTGGTTTCTCAGGTTGAGGAAGCAGCGAATGCAGGCCTTCACATTGTTTCAACCTGTGAGGAACTCACATTTCCGTGGGAACAGCACCCCGAAGCAGCAAACAAAATTGACTCCGTTTGTAAGGAGAATAGCGTAGCCTGTCTTGGAACCGGTGTAAATCCCGGATTTTTGATGGACTATCTCCCATCAGCTTTCACCTCTGTTTGTCAGCGAGTGGATTCTATTACCGTTGAACGTGTTCAGGATGCATCCGTTCGCCGGATTCCATTCCAGCAAAAAATTGGAGCCGCTCTTACTCACGAAGAATTCCAGACTAAAAAGGATGATGGAAGCCTTCGCCATGTAGGTCTGCCTGAATCAGTAGACCTGATTGCACACGCGATGGGTTGGGTTCTGGACGAAAATCGTGAAACTCTGGATCCTGTCATTGCCAGAGATAAAATCACCAATGGGTATAAACCGATTGAGAAAGGAAATCCTGCCGGCGTAGAACAGGTTGGTTCAGGTTTTATTAATGGTGTAGAGAAGATCAAACTGGTTTTCCGTGCTGCTGTTGGTGAAGAGAAATCTTACGACCGTATAACGATCAAAGGATTGCCAAATATCACGACTGAAATTGATGGCGGATTGAATGGCGATGTTGCCACCTGCGCCATTACCGTGAATGCAGTTCGATCTGCCACAGCGTCCACACCCGGACTCAAAACGATGCTGGACGTTCCTGTTCCGGCCTATTTTTCTGATATTTAG
- a CDS encoding fluoride efflux transporter FluC, with protein MNRPDLKSIGWVALGGAIGAVFRHIANLGFEFLLPGTELFTATSFVNILGSFLMGYFITHIAAHQQSNEKRLFLLTGLIGSFTTYSGFGLEAMALFGESPLIFSAYIFSQLFLGIVGLIIGVKASK; from the coding sequence ATGAATCGGCCGGATTTAAAATCGATAGGCTGGGTTGCACTTGGAGGAGCCATTGGCGCAGTGTTTCGCCATATTGCTAATCTCGGATTTGAATTTCTGCTACCTGGCACTGAACTTTTTACAGCTACTTCATTCGTTAATATTCTGGGAAGCTTTTTGATGGGATACTTCATTACTCACATTGCAGCCCATCAACAATCAAATGAGAAAAGATTGTTTCTGCTGACCGGACTAATTGGAAGTTTTACAACTTATTCAGGTTTTGGCCTGGAAGCGATGGCACTTTTCGGAGAGTCTCCACTTATCTTTTCTGCCTACATATTTAGTCAGCTTTTTTTGGGAATTGTAGGGCTTATTATCGGGGTGAAGGCGTCTAAATAG